The following coding sequences lie in one Anguilla rostrata isolate EN2019 chromosome 8, ASM1855537v3, whole genome shotgun sequence genomic window:
- the LOC135261384 gene encoding uncharacterized protein LOC135261384 isoform X5 produces MMFAAKFGRHQKRRWDAWAPFPRSVWIHPNTPKDDLDRICFQIWTRIQSPGQDLRSVSPDNINKPSEIIVNSQTTPLNDVSYACNSSTAAPTDGTKITIPGRHKGELHSEQNKINQIVQQEFKGLPKGQNIWPRGSQVHRDFSCHSEDPHDSKQDGSSTEERQQRSPGKLLKRVQGPKGKGVPWLPVIDEYPPLPCPAQPWNGRVYQRSPAAWPSPPGSSNTGGAQNVKEIQDFLRNVLLKPGQDETPPNQQGFLQGQSVPKGTMRTETSPLHVVFNEKSDIPEAETRRCQTHTGAAIPSVSNHNLNADGLCVDFQSFGTAEDREIRPAGPCDKVKLHPCLERTTRPETKMTGAASCDTYPKQNAGAFKSIPPQGATELGSHHRSAGNTVLPGPHALGAPTADHCQTHPVRPPPGFQPLQGHTVSHSACRR; encoded by the exons ATGATGTTTGCGGCTAAATTTGGGAGACACCAAAAACGTCGCTGGGATGCATGGGCACCTTTTCCCCGGTCTGTGTGGATTCATCCGAACACGCCTAAAGACGACTTAGATAGGATATGTTTTCAAATTTGGACGAGGATTCAATCTCCAGGACAAGACCTACGGTCAGTTTCACCAGATAATATAAACAAGCCCTCCGAAATAATAGTGAATTCTCAAACTACACCACTCAACGATGTATCCTATGCCTGCAACAGCAGTACAGCCGCTCCCACCGATGGCACCAAAATCACGATCCCCGGGCGACA CAAAGGTGAGCTGCATTCTGAGCAAAATAAGATCAATCAGATTGTCCAGCAAGAGTTCAAGGGTTTGCCGAAGGGACAGAACATTTGGCCCAGGGGTTCGCAGGTCCACAGGGATTTCTCCTGCCACAGTGAGGACCCACATGACTCCAAGCAGGATGGCTCCTCCACAGAGGAGAGGCAACAGAGGAGTCCCGGGAAGCTCCTGAAGAGAGTCCAAGGTCCGAAGGGCAAGGGCGTCCCCTGGCTTCCGGTAATAGATGAGTACCCTCCGCTCCCATGCCCCGCCCAGCCCTGGAACGGAAGGGTGTACCAGAGGTCCCCAGCCGCCTGGCCCTCGCCTCCAGGCTCCAGCAACACGGGGGGCGCTCAGAACGTGAAGGAGATCCAGGACTTCCTGAGGAACGTCCTGCTCAAACCGGGCCAGGACGAGACTCCTCCAAACCAGCAGGGCTTCCTCCAGGGCCAGTCCGTTCCCAAAGGAACTATGCGGACAGAGACGTCCCCACTGCATGTTGTGTTTAACGAGAAGAGTGATATTCCAGAAGCCGAGACAAGGCGCTGCCAGACACATACAGGTGCTGCTATACCAT cgGTCAGCAACCATAACCTGAATGCAGATGGCCTGTGTGTGGACTTTCAATCATTTGGCACAGCTGAAGACAGAGAAATAAGGCCAGCTGGCCCTTGCGACAAAGTGAAGCTCCACCCTTGCCTGGAAAGAACCACCAGGCCTGAAACCAAAATGACAGGTGCAGCTAGCTGTG ACACCTATCCCAAACAGAATGCAGGAGCCTTTAAAAGCATCCCCCCTCAAGGAGCCACAGAATTGGGAAGCCACCACAGGTCTGCCGGGAACACGGTGTTACCTGGCCCTCACGCCCTAGGAGCGCCCACTGCTGACCACTGCCAAACCCACCCCGTCCGCCCTCCCCCTGGATTCCAGCCCCTTCAG GGTCACACGGTGAGTCATTCGGCGTGCAGACGATGA